The DNA segment CCCGCTCGACGGCGCTCAGGCCCAGCAGCTGGCGCTGGCCCGGGTCCTGCTCGCCGACCCGCACACGGTGATCCTCGACGAGGCGACCGCCCTGCTCGACCCGAACGCGGCCCGTACCGCGGAACGCGCCCTCGCCGCCGTCCTGCACGAACGCACCGTCATCGCGATCGCCCACCGCCTGCAGACCGCGCACGACGCGGACCGGGTGGCGGTCATGGACGCCGGCCGGATCATCGAGCTGGGCACGCATGACGAGCTGGTGGCGGCGGGCGGTTCGTACGCGGCCCTCTGGCGCTCCTGGCACAGCACCCCGTCGCTGCCGGCCTGACAAGCGGGGTCCGACGTGGCGGAACGCCCGCCGCCGGGAGTCGGCGACGGGCGTTGCGGGCGCGGTGGGTCAGACCGTGGTGGGCAGTTCGGCCGGGAGACCGCGGCGGTTGCGCTCGGCCTTGATCGCGACGTCGATGATGTCGTAGACGGTGCCGACCACGACGATCACCGTGATGATGGCGGTCAGCCAGTCGAGCGGCTTGGTCGTGCCCCAGTCGAGGGTGGCGACCCAGTCCGGGTTGAAGAAGCGGTCGGTCTGGAGCAGCCACACGACCGGCCCGGCGAACAGCAGCGCGAGCACCGCGTTGACGATCGTGACGGTGTGCGTCCACGCGTTCCTGCGGAACAGCCAGAGGGCGTAGACGGCTTCCAGGATCAGGACCACGATCAGGTACGGCCACCAGGACGTCCAGTTGTCCGGGTTGAGCACCGGCTCGTCGGTGAACGCGAACTGCTGGAGCACCAGGCCCACGATGAGCAGCAGCGGCCAGACGACGCCGGTCGCGAGCTCGCCGATGCTGATCGCCCGGACGTCGTGGCGCGGCAGGTCGTCCAGGTTCCACTCGCGGTTGGGCAGGGTGGGCAGCTCGGACCGGGCCACCCCGCTGCGCTCCAGGATCGCGAAGACCAGGGTGGTCCAGAAGACCATGTGCACGCCGACCGTGATGACAGTGCTGATGGCCGTGCCGATCGCGGTGCCGATCGACGGATCGCTGAGCGTCTTCACCGTGGTCAGCACCACGACCACGATCGGCAGGACGACCGCGGCCATCATGGTGATCAAGCGCTGCCAGATCGGGAAGAGCTCGGGGCCGATCAGGTACTGCTTGCGGTCGGCGTACTCGTCGGCGAGCTTGCCGGGGTCACCCAGCTCCAGCAGCGTCTCCTCGACCGCCGCGTCCGGCGGTGAGCCGCCGGCGACTCTCGCCTCGACCGCGTCCTCGATGGACGTGCGCAGTTCGCGGTCGATGTCGGTGCGCTTCTGCTCCGGGATGCGGCTGAGGACGGTCTGGACGTAGCGGTCGATGAGGGTGGTCATGAGGCGCTCCCGGAGTCGGTGGGGTTGTCGAGATCGGTGACCGCTTTGTCGAGCCGCGTCCACTCGTCGCGCAGGGCTGCGGCGATCGCGTCGCCCTGCGCGGTGGTCGTGTAGAACTTGCGCGGCCGTGCCTCGTCGGTGTTCCACGAACTGGTCAGCAGGCCCTGGGACTCCAGGCGCCGCAGCAGGGGGTAGAGCGTGTTCGCCTCCACCTCGAAACCGGCCGCGCTCAGTGTTTCGAGCAGCGAGTACCCATAGCCCGGCTCCCGGAGGACGGTGAGACTCGCGACGACGACCGTGCCGCGGCGCAACTCCTGTAGGTGAGTGGAGAGCGTCGCATCCGTTGTCATGCCACTCACGATAGTGTGCGACACACACCATCGCAAGTAGCACTGCATTGTGTTCAGAGCATCAGTGAATCCCGGCATTTCGATCCGGGAGGGCGGCCTCGATGATGGCGGCCGCGCGATGCGCGCCGCTCTCCCCTCGTACGACCGCCTTGATCTTCGCGGCCTCGGCCACCGGCGGACCGGAAGCGAGTCGCAGGAGCGACGCCCGCAGGTCTTCCGCCGTGACGGTGGCCGCATCGACCACCTCGGCCACACCCAGCGCCGCGAGCTGCTCGGCGTTCGCGAACTGGTCCGCTGCCTGCGGCGCCGCGATCATCGGCGTGCCGGCCCAGAGGCCCTCGCTGCTGCCGCCCATCCCGGCGTGGGTGAGGAACGCGTCCGCCTGCTCCAGGATCGCCAGCTGCGGAACCCAGTCGTGCACCTCGACCGAATCCGGGATCGGGCCCAGCCCAGACGCCGTCACGTGCTTGCCGATCTGCAGCACCGTGTGCCAGCCGGGCAGGTCGCCGAAGGCCTCGACGCAGCGCCGGTAGAAGTCCGGATGATCGGTGAAGGCCGAGCCGAGCGAGACCAGCAGGACCTTCTCGGCGTCCGCCGGTCGTGTCCATCCGCCCTGGTCGCCGCGGTCGCCGAAGATCGGGCCGACGAAGTGGTAGACCTCGTCGTCCACCCGGTCGGCGTTCGGCTGCAGGGCGCGGGGGATGAGCGCGAGGCACTGCTCCGGGCGGCCCTGGAACGCCAGGCTGTCGGTGACCGAGGAACCGTTCGCGGTGAGCCACTCGGTGAACCGGCGGTAGTAATCGGCGCCCTTCGGGTCGGCGCGCAGCTGATCGAGCATCGGCGCCATCTCCTGCTCGTAACCGTCCCAGGCCACGAACGTGGGGGAGAGCTGGATCGCCGGGATGCCCCACTGCTCGCCGAGGAGCCGGGCCGGAGCGCCGGCGATGTCGTAGAGGAACAGGTCGGGTCGGTCGTCGTCGTAGAGGTCGCGCAGCTGCGGGAGCATCGCGATCGCGTCGTCGAGGAACGCCGTCAGGTGGTCGACGGGGTTCTCGCTGACGACGTCATCTCCCGTCAAGAGCGTCGATTCGTACGGTTGGAGAGTCGCACCCGTGGCGGCGACGGCGTCGGCGAACGAGGGGTCGTTCGCGTAGGTGACCCGGTGGCCACGGCTGACGAGCGTGCGGACGATCTCCAGGCTCGGGTTGACGTGGCCGTGGAACGGGATGCTGACGATGGCGATATGCGGCATTTGATGCGCTCCGGCTCGTTGGTCGACTTCAACGAGACGCAACGTATCGTCTTGCGTTCGACGCTGTCAAGACGAGACGTTGCGTCTCGCTTTGGTAAGCTGACGGGCATGACCGCCGACCCCGCCCGCCGCAACGAGCGCTCCCGCCGCGCCATCCTGACCGCGACCCTGGAACTGCTCGGCGAGACCGGCTACTCCGACCTGACCATCGAGTCGATCGCCGCCCGTGCCGGGGTGGGCAAGCAGACCATCTACCGCTGGTGGCGAGGCAAGGGCGCGGTCGTCCTCGAAGCGCTCGTCGACAGCACGATGGCCGCCGCCGAACCGGTCGCGCTGCCGGACACCGGTGACATCCGGGCCGACCTGCGCGACGTCCTGCGGGCCACGGTCGCCGAGTTCGCCGACCCGAAGCTCTCCGCCACGACCCGGGCGATCACGATCGAGACGCTCGGCGACGAAGGGCTCGCCGAGCAGGTTCGCGACCAGTTGCTGCGCCCGCAGCTCGACGCGGTGAAGGCACGGCTGCGGGCCGGTCAGGACGCCGGCCAGGTCCGCGACGGCATCGACCTGGACCAGGCGGTGGAGCTGCTCTTCGGACCGCTCTACCACCGGTGGCTGCTGCGGAACGGCCCGCTCACCGAGTCCTATGCCGACGGCGTCACCGACCTCGTCGTCGCCGCGATCGCCAAGTGACCCCGCAGGGGTTGACGCTCCGGCAGCTCGGGCCGGCGATCTTCCTGCCGTCCGGCGTCTACTCGATCGGCCTCGGCGCGGTCGCGCCCGTCGTCGCGCTCTCCGCCACCGGGCTGGGCGCGTCGTTCGCCGTCGCGGCGGTCGTCGCCGGCATGGTCGGCGTCGGTCAGATCCTCGGCAGCATCCCGGCCGGCGTCCTGGTGTCCCGGATCGGCGAGCGCAGGACCATGCTGCTCGGCGCCGCCTGTGCCGTGCCGGCGCTGCTGGCCTGCGTCGTCGCCGGTCACGTGCTGCTGCTGGCGTTCGCGGTCATGCTCGTCGGCATGGCCGGCGCGACCTGGGGGGTGGCCCGGCACGCGTTCATGACCGAGGCGGTGCGGCCGGAGCTGCGGGCCCGGGCGATGTCGACTCTCGGTGGCGTCGGGCGGATCGGCACCTTCGCCGGGCCGTTCGCCGGCG comes from the Actinoplanes sp. OR16 genome and includes:
- a CDS encoding permease prefix domain 1-containing protein, which translates into the protein MTTLIDRYVQTVLSRIPEQKRTDIDRELRTSIEDAVEARVAGGSPPDAAVEETLLELGDPGKLADEYADRKQYLIGPELFPIWQRLITMMAAVVLPIVVVVLTTVKTLSDPSIGTAIGTAISTVITVGVHMVFWTTLVFAILERSGVARSELPTLPNREWNLDDLPRHDVRAISIGELATGVVWPLLLIVGLVLQQFAFTDEPVLNPDNWTSWWPYLIVVLILEAVYALWLFRRNAWTHTVTIVNAVLALLFAGPVVWLLQTDRFFNPDWVATLDWGTTKPLDWLTAIITVIVVVGTVYDIIDVAIKAERNRRGLPAELPTTV
- a CDS encoding PadR family transcriptional regulator, which produces MTTDATLSTHLQELRRGTVVVASLTVLREPGYGYSLLETLSAAGFEVEANTLYPLLRRLESQGLLTSSWNTDEARPRKFYTTTAQGDAIAAALRDEWTRLDKAVTDLDNPTDSGSAS
- a CDS encoding macrolide family glycosyltransferase — its product is MPHIAIVSIPFHGHVNPSLEIVRTLVSRGHRVTYANDPSFADAVAATGATLQPYESTLLTGDDVVSENPVDHLTAFLDDAIAMLPQLRDLYDDDRPDLFLYDIAGAPARLLGEQWGIPAIQLSPTFVAWDGYEQEMAPMLDQLRADPKGADYYRRFTEWLTANGSSVTDSLAFQGRPEQCLALIPRALQPNADRVDDEVYHFVGPIFGDRGDQGGWTRPADAEKVLLVSLGSAFTDHPDFYRRCVEAFGDLPGWHTVLQIGKHVTASGLGPIPDSVEVHDWVPQLAILEQADAFLTHAGMGGSSEGLWAGTPMIAAPQAADQFANAEQLAALGVAEVVDAATVTAEDLRASLLRLASGPPVAEAAKIKAVVRGESGAHRAAAIIEAALPDRNAGIH
- a CDS encoding TetR/AcrR family transcriptional regulator, with translation MTADPARRNERSRRAILTATLELLGETGYSDLTIESIAARAGVGKQTIYRWWRGKGAVVLEALVDSTMAAAEPVALPDTGDIRADLRDVLRATVAEFADPKLSATTRAITIETLGDEGLAEQVRDQLLRPQLDAVKARLRAGQDAGQVRDGIDLDQAVELLFGPLYHRWLLRNGPLTESYADGVTDLVVAAIAK